The sequence below is a genomic window from Lolium perenne isolate Kyuss_39 chromosome 7, Kyuss_2.0, whole genome shotgun sequence.
tccaagtcgggcggtgctgcctaccgtcgtcttcaacgccgtctacttcgacccgtcgtccacaacgttgtcatcaacaacgttactgccgcgacatcgtctgctacacctccaccgccacctccaccagatcggtacgtgcgacatatctcgatctgcttAGCGATGGATGCTGTACCGTTTGCGCTGTTGCTACTCATGttggttaatgcatctagtatgtttgagtttcacatgttactagttgctgccatcatgttttatattctggaattaatcatggaaattgtgcctaattatccaacactcCCTTGGTCCGGATTAAATTGACGCGCGTGGTGTAGCGGGAGTAGCTTGTGTTAGTGCGAGTGGTGCGTCGATTAAACATGCACAGAGGGAGTATTTCAGATACTAAAAGTGTTCTATTTGGGATCGGGCTAGAGATACAGATCGTTTGTCTCATcacccttatccgtttaggtcggACAACCCAGCAGCCTGACGTATTTTTCTCCGCGCTATATAAAACAGGAAACGATAATATTGTAATCAAATTAATTTAAATAATGTACAAAAAGTAAATAGCATAGTTCACAATAAATGTAAACCAATAAGTAAAAAACACTtacaagaaaataaaataaaataagatgAGATAATTGCCAATGCCCATTGATGCCCAATCAAATCGATTGAAGTCGATCGTGAGCATGGCGATCACGGATCTGATACCCCGACTTAACCAATTCAGAAATTTCCACCCTTGGTCAAACAGGTCACTCTCATCCTCAATAATTATGTTGTGCATCATCACACAAGggatcatcacctcccacatggtCTCAACACTTCATATTCTAGTAGAATGCCGAACAGCATCCCACCAAGATCGGAGCGTACAAAATCCACGCTCCACATACTTCCTGCAAGTCTCTTATTGTTTGGCAAACCTTTTCTTCAGGAGCATAGACTGTCTTCACAAGTGTGAACCAGTCAAGATAGATACCATCTTCTAGATAATATGCCTTGTTGTATGCATGATCATTGATCTCATGGTTCACCGTTGGACCTTTGCCCGGCCTTCCGCAAGCCTAGAGAATATCTGGGAGTGCTGGACAATGTTGATGTCATTGTAGGAACCTTTCATGCTGACGAAATAGTGCAAAATTCACATATCATGTGATGCAACATCATAAAAAATAACAGTGCATCCCTCTATATGCCCACTATATTGCCCCTAAATGACAGTTCTTCCACTCAGATTGCATGTAATATATGCTTCTAGTCAGGCCAGGAAACCCCTTTCTTCATTGATAGGATTGGCAATAGATGGGGCAGGCGGTGGCATCGCGGTAGGTTGTGGCACACAGGAAGGGAGCGATTTGGATGGCGAGTAACTTCCGTGGCACTGGTGGGTGCACCCTAGAAGTAGAAGAGGGAGAAACGCATGGACACAACCGCGTTGTCCGCGTCGACACAATTCTTTGAGCATACAATGGGTTTTCCCAAACGCCCCAGTCCATTTACGTTGGACCGCTGAGCTGGGGTTTTTGTATCCTCCTGTTCACGCGGACCAAAACAAACAACCAAAACCATAAAATAAATGCTATAAAAAAGTCCATTCCAGATCTGTAAACTCACTTGAACCACAAATTTATTTACGATAAACTTCAAAACGAGCCTCCCATGACCCATATTTGCAATTAGATTGGTTAGTTTTATGTAAACCCAAAACGACAGGATAATTGGCGGAGGGAAATTTTAGGTCGAACCGCTGCTAGACTAGTCTCAATTCTGGCCAAAATCAACCGTGTCGGCTCAACTTCAGACAACAAGGATGGACGTATCagggaaagaaaagaaaataaaataagatGAGATAATTGCCAATGCCCACTGACGGAGCAAAGTGTAATATTTGGGATCGGGCTAGGGATAGAGATCGTTCATCTCATcacccttatccgtttaggtcggACAGACCCAGCGGCATGACGTATTTTTGTCCACGCTATATAAAAATGGAAACTGATAATATTGTAACCAAATTAATTTAAACAATGTAAAAAAGGAAATATCATAGTTCACAATAAATAAAGGCCTATAAGTAAAAAAACATAGTTtacaagaaaataaaataaaataagataagataATTGCCAATGCCCACTggtgtctaatcaaatcgattgGAGTCGATCGTGAGCATGGCAATCACGGATCTCAGACCCCGACTTAACCAATTCACGAAATTTCCACCCTTGGTCGAACATGCTTTCATCACTCTCattatgttgtgcatgatcacacaagtgatcatcacctcccacatggtCTCAACACTTCATATTCAAGTAGAATGCCCGACAACAGCCCACCAAGATCGGAGCGTACAAAATCCATGCtccacatccttcctgcaagtctCTTATTGTTTGGCAAACCTTTTCTTCAGGAGCATAGATTGTCATCCCAAGTGTGAACTAGTCAGGATAGATACCATCATCTTCTAGATAATATGCCTTGTTGTATGCCTGAGCATTGATCTCATGGTTCACCATTGAACCTTTTCCCGGCCTCCCGCAAGCCTAGAGAATATCTAGGAGTGCCGGACAATGATGATGTCATTGTAGGAACCTTCCATGCTGAAGAAATAGTGCAAAATTCATATATCATGTGATGCAACATCATAAAAAATGACAGTACATCCCTCCATATGCCCACTATATTGCCCCTACCATTCAAAATGACAGTTTTTTCACTCCTATTGCATGTAATCTATGCTTCTAGTCAGGCAAGGAAACCCCTTGACTCGTTGATAGGGTTGGAAATAGGTGGGGTAGGCGGTGGCATCACGGTAGGGTTGTGGCACACATGGAGGGTGTGATTTGGATGGCGAGTAGCTTCTGTGGCACTGGTGGGTGCACCCTAGAAGTATAAGAGGGAGAAACACATGGACACAACCGCGTTGTCCGCGTCGACGCATTTCTTTGAGCGTACAATGGGTTTCCCAAACGCCCCAGTCCATTTATGTCGGACCGCTGAGCTGGGGTTTTTGTGTCCTCCTTTTCACGCGGACCAAAACAAACAACCGTAGCCCGTTTGAGTCAGGCCACTAGATAGGCCCTAACGACTCTAGCAGACCACCTAAAGAGCCAAAACCATAAAATAAACGCTAAAAAGGTCCATTCCAGATCCGCATACTCGCTTGAACCACAAATTTATTTACGATAAACTTCAAAACGAGCCTCCCATGACCCATATTTGCAATTAGATTGGTTAGTTTtatgtaaacccaaaaccacaggaTAATTGGCGAAGGGAAATTTTAGGTCGAACCGCCGCCAGACTAATCTTGGTTCTGGCCAAAATCAACCGTGTCGGCTCAACTTCAGACAACAAGGATGGACGTATCAGAGAAAGAAAATAATCCACATTTTTTCCATGGAGCGAGGAGGCTAGGGAACGGATTCAAAGTATGGATTGAGTGTTGTCTCCATGACAGATGTAGGACGATGGAAGGAACCATAGCGACGACATAAGTCAGAAGGAAGGAGACCGAAAAGGCTAGATGATGAGGTAGAGCTATTCATCATGGGGAGGTaaatgaatgcaaataagtttgTATTCAACATATGAAACCCAAAAGTAATATAGTACTTACTCCGTTTTTAGATATAAGCCATAcagttttttgagaaaaaaaaatccaaaacaTAAGATTACTGCGTTGCCCCACTTGTATAGACAATATTTTTAGGGATTTGATTAGGTTTCCTTAGCTTATGTAAAGTTCTCTATCAGCTCACGTCAATTGCCTAGGGTTAATCCCAGCTAAATATGACGCATTTTTTTCTAAATGTGTGTTCCTTAGTTTTCATGCGAGAAACcatatggcttatatttaggaacGAAGGGTTAGCATATTTTGTGTATGTGCCTGGACAACGAATCTACGGACTAGCGTGTCCGTACCTAAAAAGTAAGAAATGTTGAGAATAACTTAATTATGACTTTGTAATAAAAAAATAGTTATGTGCatgtattgatgcagaggctgtggtGTTCTCCCCGCATCAAAAAAACCCTAAAAAGCAAGAAATGTCGAGAACTAGGCCTCAAGCCTACTTGACTTGAGGTCCCTATTCGGATTACTCCACGTGATCCCTCGAGCACATCCCAAGGAGTACTAAAAGACAACATAGTTGGCCACCTAATCCATGTACTACCTCCATTTTAATAAATAAGATGTACAcgtattttaaataaagtttgaccaaaaaaaGTGAGCAACAACATTTTAATTATATTATACATAATGAATATTATTAGATtcgctttctaatgatgctaattttgtACCAATAAtatttatatatttgaagtatTTTTTGGCGAAAAAAACACAAAAGACTAGAACACGTAACTCATTAGAATGGAAGAAGTACTGTGTGTCTTGAATTTTACTATCCATGCTTCAAGATAGTTATTTTGTCTTGGATGTGACTAATGGGAGAACGCAGTTTGTCATATGTTGTGTGGTTTGCAATAGGATGGTCTTGTGTGACGTTGACGTAGGAGTTCGACACAATGCAAAGAATCAACACAAAAATCATAGATATTCCTGATATCCACGCTGCGTTCACAAGAAACTCTATCACTTTCCTACCCAAGAAAGAGGATGCGGTACAGATACAACAATATAGTCCTATATGTCTGTTAAATGTATGTTTCAAAATATTCACTAAGCCTGGTACGAATCGTATATCGAGGATTTCCCCGCGAGTCATAAAACCATTTATGTCAGGTAGAAATATTTAAAGAATGTAACTGTAGCTCATGTGTTAGCTCAAATCCTACTGAATATTACTTTCTGTAGGGTGTTGAGTGGTAACGAGTGGACCTCATGGTTACAATTATGTCGAAAATTGATCAGGGTAAACTTGAATGAAGGTATGATATTTTTAAGTGGGATCTGACATCCACTAGGTTATTTACGGTTAAgtctatgtatgaggatcttatgaatgaccatacccctttcttgagaaagcatctctggaaggttaaaGTTCCCCTAAAGAtaaagattttcatgtggtttttAAGTAACAAGGTTCTATTAACTAAAGATAATTTAGCAAAACGACACTGAAATGGATGTACGAGATGTGTTTTTTGCGAAGACCAGGAGACGATCCAACATCTTTTTATTGAGTGTCCTTTAGCTAAGATTCTTTGGCGTACGGTTAATTTCACTTATGATCTTCCGCCTCCatctaatattactaatatgtttggtaattggttgaatTGAGTAGATAGATAATCTAAAGCTTttatccggattggggtttctaccttatgttggtctatatggagggtcagaaatgatattatttttaacagAAAAAATTATTTTCACTTCttgcaggttattcatatggtGGCACATTGGGTCCAGCTTTGGTCCCTCCTTTCACCCGAGAGATAGCGGGATgccatggtttctggatgcatACGGCTctagatggtcgctcaggatatcttgtgccagactGACTGGCGTCATACTAGAAGGCTATGTTGATGTGTAGTCTTAGTTTGTCACGTTTTCttttcgctggttgatttttgtatcaatcctTGGTGATGTTTAAGTCCTCTGAGTTGTAAACTATACATATGTTGAATCTTCTTTAATAAAAGGATGTATGCATCACCataatgcagaagccggggtacacccccatttcaaaaaaaagaaaCTCTAGCTCCCTAATTACAACATTCTTAGACTATGGTTTTTTCCAATTTTTCGCATCTAAAATCTTTGTAACAATCTGGCAAATACTTTGTAACAATCTTTCAAACAAACTGCTTAATTAGTTGTTGTATGTAGTGTGTTCGAAATGGACTCTTGCCAGCGGTTGCATTGGCATCGATGTGAGAGAGCACGAATAACTAGAGAAAATGCGAAACTTAAAGCTGGTAAACCCTACAAGCCTATGTTATGATCAGTGGCGAAGGATGAAAAAAAATTGAGGTCGGGAGAAATTTTAAACGTAAAAAAATGATGCAAAATAATAAACTGTCTCGACACATTAATAGTTTATATTATGGTAAGCATAGTCACTAAATAATGTGGTAATAACAACATGTTCAAATATAAGTAGAACCTATAAATGTACCGATAATGAAGGATTAATGTCTTCTAGAATAGGgtgctttttttactttctttaTTATAGTGAACTTTTTTTACAAAAAGAATCATCATTTCAGAAAAGTGACCGCCTACttagggcatgagcaatggtgACATACACAACTAGTTGCTCCATATAAAAAATTTGTTCAGAAGCAACATGGTGAATTTTATCTCTTCAATGAAAGCTACAACTTTATTCAGAAAAAAGAGAGAAGTACcccacaaatatgacactatgtatctctTTCACTCTCCAAAAACCATGCTTTTAAGCTTTAAACCACCCCAACCTAACTAAAGGTGTGAGGCGGTACCTCTAGGGTAGTACATTGGGCATGCCCTTACATCTCTATATATTATTGTCTCGTgagcatggaaaaaaatagcgcgatATTCCAAcactaatagcacgctatagcatatctagaaAGCCGATGCTACATTATTTCGGCGCTATAGCGCTATTCATGTTAATAGCACGTTATAGCATGTTAATAGCGTATTTTAAGACCCACGCTATTTtattatagcgcgctattttttttctTGCTCGTGAGTGGTGGTCACCCGTATACCGGTAGCGGTGGGTGCTAGCCCGACAACTTTTGGATCCTCCTCGGCCATCATAAGAGAGAAAACGTCATTGCCTATGGCATTTGAACCTAATAATTTCTTGGGTCATTTGACTTCTTAGATCTGGTTTTTTGGTAAGTTACAAAGTTTGAAACCCAGTACTCTACGTATATTAGTCATTTTCATATAGATCACGGATGAATCGCACCCACATAGCTGCATCTACTATCTAATTCCAAATGTTTTTGAAAAAGTTCTTTCCAGAACTTACACATATACAATTTTCATGGACCGCAGAAATACTTGAATTTTCCTTACTTTTCTCGCGCGCAATATGTCTCATCTCTCCCCAATGGTTACTATGCCTGGGTGCCGAAAATTCGTCCGCTAAAATAAGGACTTCGTCGTCTCTAGCGCCGGCTGAGGAGTCGGCGGATCTGAATGTCGTCTGAAGGAGCGACGGCGGGGGGTACCAGCGACATTATAGCCTGGCAAATCTCTGGGATTGGCCTGTTCGTTCGAGCGATGGAATTTTGTGACGTGGATGATGCGTGCAGGGGAATATTCCAGTTGCATCTAGATTCGTGCAGAAGAACAGACGTGGAGAAATCAGCGTCACGTGCAGGCTTTGGACTGATTTTCTTGCCAATTAGCCGGTCAGCCCTAGCAGTCTTCCTATTTAGTTTGCGCCGATGCCGAATCCTCTGCTCGCCTCCACCCCAGTAGTTCTCAACAGAACCAAAATTTTGGACGCCTGCCGcgacggcgccggcgccggccatGGGTGATCGAGCCAAGTTTCCCGGCCGCTACCAGCAGGTGCAGCTGCTCGGCGAGGGCAACTTCGCCAAGGTTTACCTGGCGCGTCACATGGACACGAAGCAGGAGGTGGCGATCAAGGTGATGGACAAGGAAAAACTCATCAAGCTGGGCGCCGTGCACCAGATCAAGCGGGAGATCGCCGTGATGCGCCGGCTGCGGCACCCCAACATCGTGCAGCTGCACAAGGTCATGGCGTGCAAGTCCCGCATCTTCGTGGTCATGGAGTACGTCCGCGGCGGCCCGCTGTACCGGCACGTTCCGGTGAACGGCGGcatgaaggaggacgaggcgcgcCGCATCTTCCAGCAGCTGGTGTCCGCGCTCACCTTCTGCCACGCGCAGGGGGTGTACCACCGCGACATCAAGCCCGACAATCTCCTCGTCGACGAGCACGGCAACCTCAAGGTCGCCGACTTCGGGCTCTCCGCCCACGCCGACACGGCGCGACAGGAGGCGATCCTCCACACGGTCTGCGGCACGCCGCTGTACGTCGCCCCAGAGGTGTTCTTGCGCAAGGGCTACGACGGCGTCAAGGCGGACGCGTGGTCCTGCGGCATCGTCCTCTTCGTGCTCGCCGCCGGCCGCAAGCCCTTCCGCGACGACAACCTCCGCGTGCTGTACCGCACCATCTGCCGCGGCGACTTCCGCTGCCCGCGCTCCTTCAGCCCGGAACTCGTGCGCAtcgtgcgccgcctcctccagccaAACCCGACGCACCGCATCACGCTGCTGCAGATCATGGAGACGGACTGGTTCAAGAAGGGGTTCAAAGAAATCAGTTTCTACATCGACAAGAAGGATTGCCTGCGCAGCCTCGATGGCCCCGAAGAGCCCGACTTCTGCGACTCTGACTCTGACGACGAAACCGCCATGTCTCCGGACTCTTCCTCCCCTGTGGCTCAAGCTCAAGGCATGCACACCTCCATATCAGCACCGTCGCTGGTGAACCTCGAGAAGATGCACAGATCCGCCTCTCGGGCGCCCCAGACGCGCCTGAGACGGATCAAGAGCATGAACGCATTCGACATTATCGCCTCCTCGCCGAGCTTCGACCTGTCCGGGCTGTTTGAGGAGAGGGGAGAGCAGATGCGTTTTGTGTCCAGCGCGCCGGTGGCCACCATCATCGCCAAGCTGGAGGAGATTGCCGGACAAGTCAGCTTCACGGCGCGCACCAAGGATTGTCAGGTGAGCTTCGAGGCGACGAGGAACGGGCACAAGGGCGCGCTCGCCATCTCCGCCAAGATACTCCAGCTCACGCCGGAGATCGTGATGGTCCAGGTATGCAAGAAAGCAGGTGACACCGCCGAGTACCATCAGTTCTGCAGCAGCGAGCTCAAGCCCGGACTGCGCGGCCTCGTGGACGGCCTGCCGGAGGAAGGCCTCCCTCCGGCGCTAAGTGTCGCCTGAAATTCAAGTCTATTACTGTGGGGGGAAATGCAGCAGGGGTTGAAATTAAAAGTATCTTTCAGTTAGATTGTTTTGTTCTTTGCTTGGTAGTTTTGTTTAGAATTTGACAGTGTTAGTAGTGGATCACTGATTCATGACACTGTAGTTAT
It includes:
- the LOC127314060 gene encoding CBL-interacting protein kinase 25, whose amino-acid sequence is MGDRAKFPGRYQQVQLLGEGNFAKVYLARHMDTKQEVAIKVMDKEKLIKLGAVHQIKREIAVMRRLRHPNIVQLHKVMACKSRIFVVMEYVRGGPLYRHVPVNGGMKEDEARRIFQQLVSALTFCHAQGVYHRDIKPDNLLVDEHGNLKVADFGLSAHADTARQEAILHTVCGTPLYVAPEVFLRKGYDGVKADAWSCGIVLFVLAAGRKPFRDDNLRVLYRTICRGDFRCPRSFSPELVRIVRRLLQPNPTHRITLLQIMETDWFKKGFKEISFYIDKKDCLRSLDGPEEPDFCDSDSDDETAMSPDSSSPVAQAQGMHTSISAPSLVNLEKMHRSASRAPQTRLRRIKSMNAFDIIASSPSFDLSGLFEERGEQMRFVSSAPVATIIAKLEEIAGQVSFTARTKDCQVSFEATRNGHKGALAISAKILQLTPEIVMVQVCKKAGDTAEYHQFCSSELKPGLRGLVDGLPEEGLPPALSVA